GGGACATCGGCGAACTGGCCGTAAACGGTACCGTCAACGACCTTGCGATGGCGGGGGCCCGTCCGCTGTACCTCACGGCGGGGTTCATCATAGAGGAGGGCTTTCCCCTGGAGGACCTCGCGCGGGTCGTGGACTCCATGGCCCGGGCCGCCGAGGCGGCCGGGGTGCGTGTCGTGGCCGGCGACACCAAGGTGGTGGAGCGGGGGAAGGGCGACGGCCTCTATGTCAACACCGCCGGCGTGGGGCGCGTCCCTCCGGGGGTCCGCTTGTCCCCCGCGCGCATCCGTGCGGGCGACGGCATCCTGGTGAGCGGCCCCTTGGGGCGGCACGGCGTGGCCGTGATGGCGGAGCGGACGGGCCTTGCCTTCGAGCCCGCGGTCCTGAGCGACACGGCCCCGCTGGCCGGGCTGGCCGATGCGCTTCTGAGCGCCGGCGGGGAAGGGGTGCGCATCATGCGCGACCCCACGCGGGGCGGCCTGGCCACCACGCTCAAGGAGTTCGCTCTTGAGAGCGCCCTCGCCATGCGGGTGGAGGAAGCCCTCCTGCCCGTTCCCCCCGGGGTCCGGGGGGCCTGCGAGCTCCTGGGGCTTGACCCCTTCTACGTGGCGAACGAGGGAATTCTGGTTGCCGTTGTGGCCCCCGATGTGTCAGAATACGTCCTTGAAGCGGTCCGGGGCCATCCCCTGGGCGCGGAGGCCGTCCTGGCGGGCCGGGTGCTTGAGGAGCCCGGGGAAATGGTCCTCCTGGCCACCCGGGCCGGGGGGAGCCGCCTCATGGACATGCTCGAGGGCGAGCAACTGCCGAGAATATGCTGATGTGCCGGAACATGCGATGACAGCCACGGAGCACGGACGGAAAGGCGCTCCCAAGGAGGGGCATGTGCCTTGTGAGCGGAGATGCTTGAGCCCCTGGGGGCGAGGCCATCTGACGTCCGCCGCTTTTTCCTTTGCGTTGTTTCTGGTGGCCGCCTTCCTGCTTTCGGGCGCCTCTGCCGACGCGATGGTCCTTGACAGGGTTGTGGCCGTGGTCAACCAGGAGGCCATAACTTGGCTTGAGCTTTACCGGGCCATGGAGTTCGACCTGGGC
This genomic window from Nitrospirota bacterium contains:
- the hypE gene encoding hydrogenase expression/formation protein HypE; amino-acid sequence: MDRVLLGHGSGGRLMHELIRLSFAPSFGLHGLGDAAVLAEEDGGRLALTTDSYVVSPLFFPGGDIGELAVNGTVNDLAMAGARPLYLTAGFIIEEGFPLEDLARVVDSMARAAEAAGVRVVAGDTKVVERGKGDGLYVNTAGVGRVPPGVRLSPARIRAGDGILVSGPLGRHGVAVMAERTGLAFEPAVLSDTAPLAGLADALLSAGGEGVRIMRDPTRGGLATTLKEFALESALAMRVEEALLPVPPGVRGACELLGLDPFYVANEGILVAVVAPDVSEYVLEAVRGHPLGAEAVLAGRVLEEPGEMVLLATRAGGSRLMDMLEGEQLPRIC